One genomic segment of Deltaproteobacteria bacterium includes these proteins:
- a CDS encoding IS3 family transposase yields IFNYIEIFYNRKRRHSTLGYLSPVSYELESMVA; encoded by the coding sequence TATTTTTAATTATATTGAAATATTCTATAATCGAAAGAGACGTCACTCAACACTGGGGTATCTTTCTCCAGTATCTTATGAGCTCGAATCTATGGTAGCCTAA